From a single Bombus terrestris chromosome 17, iyBomTerr1.2, whole genome shotgun sequence genomic region:
- the LOC100642426 gene encoding liprin-beta-1 isoform X4, translated as MSRSKQLDSSWTPSEEYDSSGTSNSEQGEDEFANIGFVEHQIHESGNCFCQSCPLGNAKMVNLRGSVPNLCTSTNLAHIGTFPPFCSAVYNMSICSKTNNCQGNKECKGNQSNQSLELGKKRRLRNRIAREQRTKSQSDLLLRRKDFPYCCSLQHFQAVQKWNECQAKTEERLKKLENERGTLRMEVSVLSDQVDAQSNKIQELENMLREKKESLRRMEEALQKEVLSRSALETQKLELLSSLSEMKLKQASLEHENLALRSTSPVSNGEKFGRHTSQYSSLPRPPSSSKKGVVFAEEEKTIIGDTNSQIESIQKPLVEISMEEIGDWLANLGLECYAGELRRWGATGTKLLECSQQQLEKELEIKNVLHRKKLLYAVESEKSGGAEFFGSDKMDNAAVLRWLDDIGLPQHKEAFQNGKVDGRMLHRLTTEDLLNLGVTAQLHAASLRRGIQILRELNFEFDNLERRSTNGNGAEGGNVHLWTNHRVMEWLRVVDLAEYAPNMRGSGVHGGLMMYEGRFTSELLATLLSISPGKTLLRRHLTTHFNQILGREVVQRKREIESSLGFVPLTLTARLKVPKKSQFTLKRKKSKNEADYGNLVCPLDASPPGTPSTPTSTPGSPNLNSPTF; from the exons ATGTCGAGGTCAAAACAATTGGATAGCAGTTGGACTCCTTCTGAAGAATATGATTCTTCAGGAACATCAAATTCTGAACAAGGAGAAGATGAGTTTGCAAATATTGGCTTTGTTGAGCATCAAATACATGAATCtggcaattgtttttgccag AGTTGTCCATTAGGTAATGCTAAAATGGTTAATCTGAGGGGAAGTGTACCTAATCTCTGTACATCCACAAATTTAGCACATATTGGGACTTTTCCACCTTTCTGTTCTGCAGTATATAATATGAG CATTTGTTCAAAAACCAATAACTGTCAAGGCAATAAAGAGTGTAAAGGAAATCAAAGCAATCAATCATTAGAATTAGGAAAGAAACGACGATTGAGGAATAGAATAGCACGTGAACAAAGAACTAAATCACAATCAGATCTTCTTTTAAGAAGAAAAGACTTTCCTTATTGTTGTTCTCTACAACACTTTCAAGCTGTACAAAAATGGAACGAGTGTCAGGCAAAAACTGAG gaacgtttaaaaaaattagaaaatgaacgTGGGACATTACGTATGGAAGTGTCAGTTTTGTCAGATCAGGTAGATGCACAATCTAACAAAATTCAAGAATTGGAAAATATGCTTAGAGAGAAGAAGGAGTCACTCAGAAGAATGGAAGAAGCATTACAAAAA GAAGTACTGTCAAGAAGTGCTTTGGAAACACAGAAATTAGAGCTCTTGAGTTCTTTATCAGAAATGAAGCTTAAACAAGCAAGTTTAGAGCATGAAAATCTTGCACTCCGTAGTACAAGTCCTGTATCAAAT GGAGAAAAATTTGGGAGGCATACCAGTCAATATAGTAGTCTTCCTAGGCCACCGAGTTCTTCAAAGAAAGGTGTAGTGTTCG CTGAAGAGGAGAAAACAATCATAGGAGATACAAATTCTCAAATAGAGTCGATTCAGAAACCTCTGGTAGAAATTTCAATGGAAGAAATTGGAGATTGGCTTGCAAATTTAGGATTAGAATGTTACGCGGGTGAATTGAGGCGATGGGGTGCTACTGGAACAAAATTGTTAGAATGCTCGCAGcaacaattagaaaaggaattaGAAATTAAGAATGTTCTTCATAGGAAGAAATTATTGTATGCGGTAGAATCAGAAAAAAGTGGTGGAGCTGAATTTTTTGGATCAGATAag atGGATAATGCAGCAGTTTTGCGATGGCTGGATGATATTGGGTTACCACAACATAAAGAAGCTTTCCAAAATGGTAAAGTTGATGGCAGAATGTTACATAGACTCACCACTGAAGACCTTTTAAATCTTGGAGTTACTGCACAGTTACATGCTGCAAGTCTTAGACGGGGAATTCAG attttacgagaactaaattttgaatttgatAACCTTGAAAGAAGATCTACAAATGGTAATGGAGCAGAGGGTGGTAATGTTCATCTGTGGACAAATCATCGAGTAATGGAATGGCTTAGGGTAGTTGATTTAGCAGAATATGCACCAAATATGAGAGGATCTGGAGTACATGGAGGTTTAATGATGTATGAAGGCAGATTTACTTCAGAATTACTGGCCACATTACTTAGTATTTCTCCAGGAAAAACTCTTCTTCGTAGACATTTAACTACACATTTCAACCAAATTCTTGGAAGAGAAGTTGTacaaaggaaaagagaaattgAGAGTAGTCTTGGATTTGTTCCACTTACGCTTACTGCTCGTTTAAAG GTACCCAAGAAATCTCAGTTTACTTTAAAACGCAAAAAAAGCAAGAATGAAGCAGATTATGGTAATTTGGTCTGTCCTTTGGATGCTTCACCACCAGGTACTCCATCAACTCCTACTTCGACACCAGGCAGCCCTAACTTGAATTCACCTACATTCTAA